TCCAGCCGGCCAGACCTCGCTCGATCTGCGCGGCGGCGCGGTGCGGATGGCGGTGCTCTACGGATTCTAGGCGAGCGGCCGTGCGGCGCGCGGCTTAGAGGCTGTCGACCGATTCACCGTCGAAGCGATAGATCGTCTCGTTGGGAGAGGCGAATCCATTGCGCTCTCGCAGTACGCGTTCGGCGAGCGCTCGGCGACGGCGCGGTTCCGCCAGCTCGTTCTCGAGTCGATCGATCTCCGCCCGCGTGGCGGTGAGCTGCGCTTCGGACCGGCGCGTTTCGCGGTCGAGGCTCGAGAGCTTCCACAGACTGTGCTCGCTCAGGAACACCGTGTAGACGGCCCACAGCGCGAGCAGCGCCCACAGCCACGGCACGCGTCGAAGCAACGGGGCATCGCCGCGCGCGAACGACGAGCGGTGTCGGGCGAGACGTCTCGAAATGTCGCGCATGCGGACCTCCGTGTCCGTGGCGCCCCGATCGAAGGCGGCACCCGCCGCCTTGGAGCAGTGCTCCTCACGCGGGCGAACCCGCGCGCGTTCAGCCGGGGCGCCGCAACGCGGCGCGTCCGGGGTACTCGGCCGACGCTCCCAGCTGTTCCTCGATGCGGAGCAGCTGGTTGTACTTGGCGACGCGATCGGTGCGACACAGCGAGCCGGTCTTGATCTGGCCCGCGTTGGTCGCCACCGCCAGATCCGCGATCGTGACGTCTTCCGTTTCGCCCGATCGATGCGAGATCACAGCGGTGTAGCCGGCCCTCTGCGCCATCTCGATCGAGGCGAGCGTTTCGGTCAGCGTG
This sequence is a window from Candidatus Eisenbacteria bacterium. Protein-coding genes within it:
- a CDS encoding septum formation initiator family protein → MRDISRRLARHRSSFARGDAPLLRRVPWLWALLALWAVYTVFLSEHSLWKLSSLDRETRRSEAQLTATRAEIDRLENELAEPRRRRALAERVLRERNGFASPNETIYRFDGESVDSL